A single genomic interval of Microbacterium sp. LWO14-1.2 harbors:
- a CDS encoding ABC transporter ATP-binding protein yields the protein MTESVIEVEDLRKSYGGFTAVDGISFDIRRGETFALLGPNGAGKSTTIEILEGYRHRTSGEVRVLGVDPQRGGLEWKARLGIVLQSSGEAGTFTVRELLTEFAGYYPNPRPVDDVIAAVGLEQKQRSRAGRLSGGQQRRLDVALGIIGRPELLFLDEPTTGFDPEARRQFWDLIRSLKAEGTSILLTTHYLDEAAQLGDRAAVIVNGRIADIGAIDEIGGAEARVPVVRWIDGEGNRQAERTHEPGALVADLQARGGEPRDLEVVRPTLEDVYLDLIREHGAADDDLHLDVKERA from the coding sequence ATGACAGAGAGCGTGATCGAGGTCGAGGATCTGCGGAAGTCGTACGGCGGATTCACGGCCGTCGACGGCATCAGCTTCGACATCCGCCGAGGCGAGACGTTCGCGCTCCTCGGCCCGAACGGGGCCGGCAAGTCCACCACGATCGAGATCCTGGAGGGATACCGTCACCGTACCTCCGGCGAGGTGCGGGTGCTCGGGGTCGATCCGCAGCGCGGTGGGCTGGAATGGAAGGCGCGCCTCGGCATCGTGCTGCAGTCGTCGGGAGAGGCGGGCACCTTCACCGTGCGCGAGCTTCTGACCGAGTTCGCCGGGTACTACCCGAACCCGCGCCCGGTGGACGACGTCATCGCGGCGGTCGGCCTCGAGCAGAAGCAGCGCTCCCGGGCCGGGCGGCTCTCCGGTGGCCAGCAGCGCCGCCTCGACGTCGCCCTCGGCATCATCGGCCGCCCCGAACTGCTGTTCCTCGACGAGCCGACGACCGGCTTCGACCCCGAGGCGCGACGGCAGTTCTGGGACCTCATCCGCTCGCTGAAGGCCGAGGGGACGAGCATCCTCCTCACGACCCATTACCTCGATGAGGCGGCCCAGCTCGGCGATCGCGCCGCGGTCATCGTCAACGGTCGCATCGCCGACATCGGCGCGATCGACGAGATCGGCGGGGCGGAGGCACGCGTGCCCGTCGTGCGGTGGATCGACGGCGAGGGAAACCGTCAGGCCGAGCGCACGCATGAGCCGGGCGCGCTCGTCGCCGACCTGCAGGCGCGCGGCGGCGAGCCCCGCGACCTCGAGGTCGTGCGCCCCACCCTCGAGGACGTGTACCTCGACCTCATCCGCGAGCACGGCGCAGCGGACGACGACCTCCACCTCGACGTCAAGGAGCGGGCATGA
- a CDS encoding ABC transporter permease, with protein sequence MTIATASPRFGLARTVRLGLRRIGFELRQYFRAGDQVFFTFLFPTVMYLIFATIFTGDIGQGADTVSMATYYLPGLIAGGIFLSGVQGLSIEIAVEKSDGTLKRLGSAPISPVTYFIGKLGEVVVTAVLQIGLLLIVAVVLYDVDLPTDAEHWARFAWVFALGLLTCALLGIALSSVPRSGKTASAVVIPVVLLLQFISGVYIAFTTLPEWLQNLAAAFPLKWIAQGMRAAILPDSFKAVEPAGEWQLGAVALALGIWLVVGLVLSRATFRWIRRNG encoded by the coding sequence ATGACCATCGCCACGGCATCCCCCCGATTCGGCCTCGCACGCACGGTGCGACTCGGCCTCCGGCGCATCGGCTTCGAGCTCCGGCAGTACTTCCGCGCCGGTGACCAGGTGTTCTTCACCTTCCTCTTCCCGACCGTGATGTACCTCATCTTCGCGACGATCTTCACGGGTGACATCGGTCAGGGTGCCGACACGGTCAGTATGGCGACCTACTACCTGCCCGGCCTGATCGCCGGCGGCATCTTCCTGTCCGGTGTGCAGGGCCTGTCGATCGAGATCGCCGTCGAGAAGAGCGACGGCACCCTGAAGCGTCTCGGCAGCGCCCCCATCTCCCCGGTGACGTACTTCATCGGCAAGCTCGGCGAGGTCGTGGTCACGGCAGTGCTGCAGATCGGGCTGCTGCTGATCGTGGCGGTCGTGCTCTACGACGTCGACCTGCCGACGGATGCCGAGCACTGGGCGCGCTTCGCCTGGGTGTTCGCCCTCGGGCTGCTGACGTGCGCGTTGCTCGGTATCGCGCTCTCGTCGGTCCCCCGCTCGGGGAAGACCGCGTCGGCCGTCGTCATCCCGGTCGTGCTGCTGCTGCAGTTCATCTCGGGTGTCTACATCGCGTTCACGACGCTGCCGGAGTGGCTGCAGAACCTCGCCGCGGCGTTCCCGCTCAAGTGGATCGCCCAGGGGATGCGCGCGGCGATCCTGCCGGACTCCTTCAAGGCCGTGGAGCCGGCCGGCGAGTGGCAGCTCGGGGCCGTGGCCCTCGCGCTCGGGATCTGGCTGGTCGTCGGTCTCGTGCTGAGCAGAGCCACGTTCCGCTGGATCCGCCGCAACGGCTGA
- a CDS encoding acyl-CoA desaturase: protein MSLAQVDTTSTLGPIRQTYSGNAEFPPMAQAYRQVSQVVKETGLLQRTPWFYGLVAAGVAVALGGAITGFILLGDSWFQLLIAAALGVILTQVAFLAHEAAHRQILSSGPANFRLARILAAGVVGISYAWWDSKHTRHHGNPNQVGKDPDIEVDTISFLETDAAKSRGLVRMITRKQGWLFFPLLTLEGLNLHYLGIKHLATGRKVKGRWTELALIAARFAVVLVPVFLLLPLGMAFAFMGVQLAVFGVYMGASFAPNHKGMPIIDPDARLDFFSKQVRTSRNIRGGRWVTWLMGGLNHQVEHHLFPSMPRPHLSKAREIVRDYCEANGVDYTETSLGRSYAIVIEYLNRVGLAARDPFDCPAAAQFGRA from the coding sequence ATCTCCCTCGCACAGGTCGACACGACCAGCACCCTCGGACCGATCCGTCAGACCTACTCGGGCAATGCTGAGTTCCCGCCCATGGCGCAGGCCTACAGGCAGGTGTCGCAGGTCGTCAAGGAGACCGGACTGCTGCAGCGGACGCCGTGGTTCTACGGCCTCGTCGCCGCAGGCGTCGCGGTGGCCCTGGGCGGCGCGATCACCGGTTTCATCCTCCTCGGCGACAGCTGGTTCCAGCTGCTCATCGCCGCCGCGCTCGGTGTCATCCTCACGCAGGTCGCGTTCCTCGCACACGAGGCGGCGCACCGGCAGATCCTCTCGTCGGGCCCGGCGAACTTCCGCCTCGCGCGCATCCTCGCGGCCGGCGTCGTCGGCATCAGCTACGCGTGGTGGGACTCGAAGCACACCCGTCACCACGGCAACCCGAACCAGGTGGGCAAGGACCCCGACATCGAGGTCGACACGATCTCGTTCCTCGAGACGGATGCTGCGAAGTCGCGCGGCCTGGTGCGCATGATCACACGTAAGCAGGGGTGGCTGTTCTTCCCGCTGCTGACGCTCGAGGGACTCAACCTGCACTACCTCGGCATCAAGCACCTCGCGACCGGTCGCAAGGTCAAGGGGCGCTGGACCGAGCTCGCCCTCATCGCCGCGCGTTTCGCCGTCGTGCTGGTCCCGGTGTTCCTGCTGCTCCCGCTCGGCATGGCCTTCGCCTTCATGGGCGTGCAGCTCGCGGTCTTCGGCGTCTACATGGGGGCCTCCTTCGCGCCGAACCACAAGGGGATGCCGATCATCGACCCCGACGCCCGGCTGGACTTCTTCTCGAAGCAGGTGCGGACGTCGCGGAACATCCGCGGCGGGCGCTGGGTGACCTGGCTGATGGGCGGGCTCAACCATCAGGTGGAGCACCACCTCTTCCCGAGCATGCCCCGCCCCCACCTCTCGAAGGCCCGCGAGATCGTGCGCGACTACTGCGAGGCGAACGGCGTCGACTACACCGAGACGAGTCTCGGCCGGTCGTACGCCATCGTGATCGAGTATCTGAACCGCGTCGGCCTCGCCGCCCGCGATCCCTTCGACTGCCCGGCCGCAGCCCAGTTCGGCCGCGCGTAG